CAAGGACGTTTTTGAAGTTGAGGGAATCATGGCCAAGCGGCATCTGATACAAATTGCCCAACTTGACCGGCAGGATTTGCACTTTTTGCTTCATCAACCTGTTGATCATCCGGAACTACTGGGAGAGGATCCGAACATCTTCCATATTATAAGGGAAAAAGGTTCCATTCTCCTGCAGCATCCATACGAATCATTTGATACCTCGGTGGAACGGTTTATAAAGGAGGCCAGTCAGGATCCAAAAGTCCTGGCCGTTAAGATGACGCTTTACCGGACGGCTGAGCAATCCAGAGTCATACAGTTCCTTATTGATGCTGCCCAGAACGGAAAGCAGGTTGCCGTGGTGGTGGAACTCAAGGCGCGTTTTGATGAGTCGGCCAACATCCGCTGGGCCAGATTTCTGGAAGAGGTGGGCATTCATGTGACATACGGGGTTGTGGGTCTAAAGACGCACTCAAAAGTGATCTTTGTGGTGCGCAAGGATTTTGACGGCCTGCATCGCTATGCCCATATAGGAACGGGTAATTATCATGCCGGTACGGCCCGGGGTTACAGCGACTTAGGTCTGTTCACCTGTGACGCCGTCATCGGTTCCGACCTCACAGAGCTGTTTAATTATCTGACAACCGGATATACGGTCGCCCGTAAGTACAAAAAGCTGTTGCCCTGCCCCACCATTTTGAAAAAAAAGCTGATGGAAAAAATATGCCGGGAAGCCAAGTTGCAGGCTGAAGGAGAGGAAGGACTCATCCAATTAAAAACCAACGCCCTTGAAGATAAGGATATCACAAGGGCATTGTACAAAGCCTCCCAGGCTGGTGTTCACATTGACCTCATCATTCGCGATTCTTGCCGGCTTCGGCCGGGCATTTCCGGACTTTCTGAGAATGTCCGCGTTATTTCCATCGTCGGCCGGTTTCTTGAACATTCAAGGATTTTTTACTTTCGCAATGGCGGCAACGAAGAATACTTCATATCTTCGGCCGACCTGATGAAACGCAACCTTGAAAGCCGTGTTGAAGTCTGCACACCGGTGGAATCGCCCCGCCTGCAGGCCTTATTACGGGAGATGCTCGATATCCAGTTAAACGACAGGCACAGTTGCTGGCAGATGCAAAGCGACGGCAGTTATATCCAACTGCAGGCGAAAGAGGGCGAAGATGCGCGTAGTTCTTTTGAACACTTGATTATAAATGCGGAAAAAAGGCTGAAAACGACGCCCCAAATGGTAATGAAGAAAGGGAAGGCGAAATTTAAAAAAAAATAACGGCAGTATAACCGGCCTTCACAGGTCCTTCTCTACCCGATCTCTTTTAGACAATATCGTATCAGGATCAATTTCACCTACATTATTATAAATATAATCCGGCTGATAAGGAAAACGGACCATATTCTTTCGTGAGGTCACGCCTGTTAGAACCAGACAGGTCGTCATTCCCGATTCCAGCCCCCCAATAATATCAGTATCCATTCTATCCCCGATCATAAAGCAATTGGCTGAATGGACACCCATTTTTTTCCGGGCCCAGTACATCATTGTGGGATTGGGTTTCCCAAGAAAATAAGGCGCGATGCCGGTCACTTTTTCGATTGGAGCAAC
Above is a window of uncultured Desulfobacter sp. DNA encoding:
- the ppk1 gene encoding polyphosphate kinase 1, encoding MIPQQPTQAKQQTATTFDLKSSEWFLNRELTWLEFNRRVLHEGQDSRNPLLERVFFLSVVGSNLDEFFMKRIGGLKQLVGAGVKKLSVDGRTPQEQIDECHIVVQDILKQNQILEMELKKLLAQAGIILIGYAQLTKTQKTFANNYFSDNVYPLLTPQGTDPAHPFPFISNLSLNLLVKVSYPNTDHAYLNRIKVPVDSAQRFIKIGEEDLYVPLEDVIANNLDLLFPGMVIESCDFFRVTRNAITERDQEQANDLLSMIESALRDRKFAEIVRLEVNPNMSAPLRGMLAAELNIDEDKDVFEVEGIMAKRHLIQIAQLDRQDLHFLLHQPVDHPELLGEDPNIFHIIREKGSILLQHPYESFDTSVERFIKEASQDPKVLAVKMTLYRTAEQSRVIQFLIDAAQNGKQVAVVVELKARFDESANIRWARFLEEVGIHVTYGVVGLKTHSKVIFVVRKDFDGLHRYAHIGTGNYHAGTARGYSDLGLFTCDAVIGSDLTELFNYLTTGYTVARKYKKLLPCPTILKKKLMEKICREAKLQAEGEEGLIQLKTNALEDKDITRALYKASQAGVHIDLIIRDSCRLRPGISGLSENVRVISIVGRFLEHSRIFYFRNGGNEEYFISSADLMKRNLESRVEVCTPVESPRLQALLREMLDIQLNDRHSCWQMQSDGSYIQLQAKEGEDARSSFEHLIINAEKRLKTTPQMVMKKGKAKFKKK